The Aspergillus flavus chromosome 6, complete sequence nucleotide sequence GGAATAGAtgaacgagaagaagatctaTAGACTCGACTTCCCTCTCGTTTCGTAGGGAATAAGCAACACCAAGAACCCTGCAACTAAGAACAACACTCCACTCACGTACACCGGGCTGGTCGTCTGTACGGTAGCGAAGATGGCGATAATAGGGGCCAAAATGCCTCCCACGCGATTCGCGGCACTGACCAATGCATTGCCCGTTCCGCGGTCTTTGGTTTCGAACATCTCCGGGGTGTACGCGTACAGCACGGCGTACAGCAGGCTACTTGTGAAGCTGTAGGCACAATTCCAGCCGAGAAGTGCTTCGGAGGTTGACGCCGTCGTTGATGCCAAAAGAAACGTCCCTGTCGCGATGGCAGCGAAGGTGAGGGTCCCCTTCCGGCCCAGACGGGGGAGTTCAACCATAGCGCCACCGACAAGACTACCGGGAACGCCGACAGCCGCGATAATGAGAGAGTTGCGGTAGGTGGTGTAGGTGGAACCGTCGCCAAATTGGACGCCCCGAGTTTGTTGGAGGTAGGGCAGAAAGGCATTATAGAGGGGGAAGCCGAGTCCAATAAGAGTCCAGatcaagatcatcaagcCGGTAGACCAGGCACGCAACGGTGTGTTGAAGAGTGCCCTGACGTGTGAAAGACTGAGGGGCTCCATCAACATGCGCATCTGATCGGATGTACTGAGACCCTGGCGCGGGGCATGCTGTTCGTCTTCGAGGGTTATTAGTTCATCCAGACTCTCTAGCGACAGATCAGACGTCTTTCCGTTGCGGCGGGCAACCTCGTGGACTACAGTCACGGCTTCGCGATTGCGACCCTTGCCCATGAGGTACTTCGGGGATTCGTAAAGTGTGAAGAAAAGGCAGCGGACGATACACATGAGAAGGGCCAGCCCGCCCATGGTGATCAGGAAATACCGCCAGCCCATGTTGTTGTCCCTAGTGCAAGTTTCTGCCGACGCACAGGTCAGATTGCCCAGCAGTGGCCATGCAACCAGGTTTGCCAGTAGCTGCGCCAGAGCCCAGTTAACGGACAAGACGGTCAGCAGGTACTGATGCGATCCCGGCAGGAACTCGAGAAAGATGGCCGAGTCCACCGGTAAGTTTCCCCCCACGCCGACCGACCACAGAGCCGCAAAGACGCCGACCGCCGCGAATGTAGGTGACCCGGCAGCTGCCAGGCCAAAGACGGCGGTGATGCCGATTGTGAGATTGAAGGCCCATCGGCGCCCGAAAAAATCGCAGCTGAAGCCCCAGAAGAGCGCCCCGATCAACAGCCCGATATTCTGGGCGAGAGTCAACAGAGGCGGTTGAGCGACGTTGAATTCATAGGATATGGGTACGAGAATGAGCGAGGTGACAATTGGCCACAAATTATCGCTGGCCCAGCCAAAACCGATGACGGCGAACAGCTGCCACTGGTATCGGCCCATTCCGATATCCTGAAGGGCTTGGTTCAGTACATCGGCGTTGGCTCGGTAAATGGACGTCGCAGCGCCATCGTACGACGGTGGCCGcggcgaaggaggagggtCGGGTTCGTCGAGTTTGGGCGTTGAGTCGTCCATTGTAGGGAGAGGTGTATAGTCTATCATCGATCTCTAGAAGGCGAATGAGTAAGGCAAGTCACTCGGGCAAGCAATCGCCCTTAAGGGCTGATGGCACAAGCACATGAAGATGAGAGGGAAGAGGACAACGCTGGGTACAGAGGGTCCTACAAAGCAAAATGCACGACTCACGTTACTTTGAAGACGCATCTTGGTTGGTGTGGTATTAAATGACGGAATCAGCCGCTTCGATGGTATCATTCAAGGTGGATTGGATGCTACTCTTTCATCCGCTGGAGTTGCAATGCAATGTGAACCAGGAAATGAGGTGGGCTACGTCGGTGACGGTTTAGGCAGAATtaaggaggaaaagagagcaATAAATCACGTAGATGATCTAATAGACTCCACATAGATTGAATTCACATCGATGGTACAAACAGAGAGTACTAATAGATAGTCATGTACTAAGAAAGAGTCGACTATCGTCCCCGCAAGAGAAACTCCACCGACACTTAATTAAGGAACTAATTAGTGGGACCCGCGACGGTGGCGGAAACGAGACGCCGTGGCGGATGATGTGGCTTTCGCGGcattgcctgaggcagcccCCGCCAGGGCACTGTAGGGCGTGGCGCCAGGGAAAAAGGACGTGGGTATAGTGGGGATCGGGATCGAAGCGTCCGTTCCGAATGCGGTGCTCAAATCATTTGACATGCTGCTTGCCTCGTATCCCGTCGGAGCCGCAGTTTCAGTGATAACCGTGCTATAAGAAGACGTTCCATCACCATCCTGCAGACAAAATCCGCTTCCAAAGCCGTTCTCGCAGCTGTAGGTCTGTTCATCGCCCGATTCTGTCCACAGTGCAAAGTCATCGATAGTGATATCAGTGCAAGGTGCCTTTTCAGCACACACGACCTTAATCGGCCCTCTTGCCGCACCATCTTCCTCAGTACCCTTCCAGTTGCGCACGGTGATGTTGTTCAGCTGCACACCGTCTCCCGATACAGTGCTCATGCTGCTCCATTCACCGTCAATGTCCAAGGAGTAAGCATTACCATGACCTAGTACATCCCAACCACTGCTATTAGTATATGACTCTACCGGTATACGAATAAGACGTAAGCATACCGATAAAGTTCTCCAATACCAAGTTCGAGACACTTCCACTGCCGCCGTTGCTCTTGATCATGTACATCTGGTTAGACTTCCATGTGTAGACGTTGCGGTACACCACGTCGCTGATGTTGGTGTCCGCACCCAGCGATCCCATCGCGCAACCTCCACTCCAGTTACAATAGATATTCTCGACCAGAATGTTCTTCGCAGGACTCTGTACTCCAATTAGTGATATAGGCTGTTGTACAGAAGATGCAAGGAAACCAACCTTGACCGTGACACATTCATCCTTGTTCGTGACCTCAACCTAAACACACATACCGTTAACCGCAATTTCAAGTgaagttaaaataaataaaataaaataaaataaaataaaaaagaagaaggaaagaaagaaagaaaactttGGTCAACGAAGAAGCGCTcaagaggagggagaaaaaaagtaGGAAATAAGAACATACATCATGGACCCAAACATTCTCACTCCAAATATCAACCCCGTCCAAACCACCGGAATCACCACCCCGAATAGCCATATTATAGATCTCTGCATTCTTACACGTATCCAAAGAGAGGTGAAAGGCTGGAGAGTCAACAAGTGCAACATCATGGACCGAGAAATCTGTCACATCATAGAATCGCAACAACCGGGGTCCATTTAGACTTCCATCCTTGTGGAATTCGTATCCCAATCCCTGAATCGCACCCTGAGATGTACTGCTGAAGAATTCAAAGTCCGACGAATGTTCAATCATGAACAGGTTGCCGCCGTCACTGCCAGTGCGGTAGATAATGCCGTCTAGCTGAATGGCGGAGGCTTTGCCCCCGGACAGCTTCAGCCTGGAGGACATAGCATAGTCACCCGATGGGATGTAGACAACGCCGCCCTCGGCGCAGTCATCCCATGCCTTCTCAATCGCAGAGCCGATGTCGGTCTCCTTGTCCGCTTTGGCGCCGTAGTCTTGAACGTTACAGGTTTTGGTGCTCGCTTTGGAGCTAGAGGAGGTCAGGGGACCGACATGGCCTGAGAGTTGAGCATTGACCAGCAAcggggagaggagggcgaggGAGATAAGTGATAGAGAGTGCATTATGACGAATTTTGGGCTCTGTTCAAGTTTGGTTCTTTGGCTCCGATACGACAAGGGGGGTGTTACTAGATGCGACCCGGATGTTATCGACTTCAAATACTATTTCTACCCTGTGAGTACAGATATAACCCCTACAGGTCACTACTCCTGAGTCCTGACAGCCCCATCGAGATCCTTAACATCATGCAACGGGATATTAAACGGTACCAGATCAGAGATGAAATGTTTGGAACATATCCCCTGTTGTGACAGATCATCTCTCGTCTAACATCGAGAGCGCGAATACTCATCTATATGAAACAATAAAATGCGTTGGGAAATGCTTAGCGTTTGAGACATGAGTCATGGCAAAAACAAATGCTTTCAGAGGTGTAAAATCTCACTGCCGATATTGATGCCGTTGGTGGATAAAGGAGGTG carries:
- a CDS encoding major facilitator superfamily domain-containing protein; translation: MIPSKRLIPSFNTTPTKMRLQSNVSRAFCFRSMIDYTPLPTMDDSTPKLDEPDPPPSPRPPSYDGAATSIYRANADVLNQALQDIGMGRYQWQLFAVIGFGWASDNLWPIVTSLILVPISYEFNVAQPPLLTLAQNIGLLIGALFWGFSCDFFGRRWAFNLTIGITAVFGLAAAGSPTFAAVGVFAALWSVGVGGNLPVDSAIFLEFLPGSHQYLLTVLSVNWALAQLLANLVAWPLLGNLTCASAETCTRDNNMGWRYFLITMGGLALLMCIVRCLFFTLYESPKYLMGKGRNREAVTVVHEVARRNGKTSDLSLESLDELITLEDEQHAPRQGLSTSDQMRMLMEPLSLSHVRALFNTPLRAWSTGLMILIWTLIGLGFPLYNAFLPYLQQTRGVQFGDGSTYTTYRNSLIIAAVGVPGSLVGGAMVELPRLGRKGTLTFAAIATGTFLLASTTASTSEALLGWNCAYSFTSSLLYAVLYAYTPEMFETKDRGTGNALVSAANRVGGILAPIIAIFATVQTTSPVYVSGVLFLVAGFLVLLIPYETRGKSSL
- a CDS encoding RGase A (extracellular rhamnogalacturonase, putative), whose protein sequence is MHSLSLISLALLSPLLVNAQLSGHVGPLTSSSSKASTKTCNVQDYGAKADKETDIGSAIEKAWDDCAEGGVVYIPSGDYAMSSRLKLSGGKASAIQLDGIIYRTGSDGGNLFMIEHSSDFEFFSSTSQGAIQGLGYEFHKDGSLNGPRLLRFYDVTDFSVHDVALVDSPAFHLSLDTCKNAEIYNMAIRGGDSGGLDGVDIWSENVWVHDVEVTNKDECVTVKSPAKNILVENIYCNWSGGCAMGSLGADTNISDVVYRNVYTWKSNQMYMIKSNGGSGSVSNLVLENFIGHGNAYSLDIDGEWSSMSTVSGDGVQLNNITVRNWKGTEEDGAARGPIKVVCAEKAPCTDITIDDFALWTESGDEQTYSCENGFGSGFCLQDGDGTSSYSTVITETAAPTGYEASSMSNDLSTAFGTDASIPIPTIPTSFFPGATPYSALAGAASGNAAKATSSATASRFRHRRGSH